Proteins encoded in a region of the Gemmatimonadaceae bacterium genome:
- a CDS encoding glycine zipper 2TM domain-containing protein — MFGSTTLARGSAMRWTAVGLALAFSAACSDKEASSRAAADSSLSRDLALANAQTTASPQLRDTATAPAPAPARREQREDRPAPVRTHTARRPQVEQPPQQSHAAPPPTVQPPPVMPAPAPAAIPAATPAPARGEIGSGSTFALTNGTKVCTSNVPGDKIVATLNESVTGSNGAVIPSGSTVVLEVASTTPGENGADPKIALRVKNVVVNDKTYSVAGDVTPLAPLDKTKIADGGTDKTKVVGGAIAGAILGQMIGHNTKGTLIGAAAGAATGAAVGHTSEQYAACLPAGAPLRLTLSSPIVM, encoded by the coding sequence ATGTTCGGCTCGACAACCCTGGCGCGCGGGTCCGCAATGCGCTGGACCGCCGTTGGCCTGGCGCTCGCGTTCAGCGCGGCATGCTCGGATAAAGAAGCGTCGTCGCGTGCAGCGGCGGATTCGTCGCTCTCTCGCGATCTGGCTTTGGCGAACGCGCAAACGACCGCCAGCCCGCAGTTGCGCGATACGGCGACCGCACCCGCTCCGGCTCCCGCGCGCCGTGAGCAACGCGAAGATCGTCCGGCGCCCGTCCGTACACACACGGCGCGAAGACCTCAGGTCGAGCAGCCGCCTCAGCAGTCGCACGCGGCGCCGCCGCCGACCGTGCAGCCGCCCCCGGTAATGCCCGCCCCGGCGCCCGCGGCGATCCCGGCAGCCACACCTGCGCCGGCGCGTGGTGAGATCGGCTCCGGCTCGACCTTCGCGCTCACCAACGGCACCAAGGTGTGCACGTCGAACGTCCCCGGCGACAAAATCGTCGCGACCCTGAACGAATCGGTCACTGGCTCGAACGGCGCGGTGATTCCATCTGGCTCGACGGTCGTGCTCGAGGTGGCGTCGACGACGCCCGGCGAGAATGGCGCCGACCCGAAGATCGCGCTCCGCGTGAAGAACGTCGTGGTGAACGACAAGACGTACTCGGTCGCCGGCGACGTCACACCGCTCGCTCCGCTCGACAAGACCAAGATCGCCGACGGCGGAACGGACAAGACCAAAGTCGTCGGCGGCGCGATCGCCGGCGCGATCCTCGGCCAGATGATCGGGCACAACACGAAGGGCACTCTGATCGGGGCCGCCGCAGGCGCCGCCACCGGCGCGGCAGTCGG